Proteins from a single region of Chloroherpeton thalassium ATCC 35110:
- a CDS encoding tetratricopeptide repeat protein yields MFLSSSSAKQYGLEDISVSSNVIGYEEYLNDILAKERYLEYLSSNLKISVSEKDGGFRADYERYEAKHEKYSPILIGNYGYKGGSEGRFFNFEEKKEYDRFVEYLRFYNIKSLLKSYRNAIIYNSSSLEVRELFEREVNSASRSYKVGDYATSRLQFEDIYESYKPFYKENLDEVLFLWAESSFGLRYFSEAKELYSKIISEYSSSNRKELAAYRVIFMDYVYDDANQFLSDFNKYRAILEKDKILWDKSLLIAATIEYGNKHYAKAISLLDQISQDVDNIVYVNFIRGVIFIELNDISEAKKSFKDVTNISIWPWSNKINSYLKNSAFLQLGYINYKEGNEYMSKYEDAFAKGDTTASALSLRQDGVKRYENAENFFASVSKGYAEYRVAEIAKLWTVFKESDYRESKKSLDKYLNHISLEDDLYQAVYLSGYMTQKNKPSSLDESLKDYYYVYNGMAANEYLKKYFSYVRTLKELKNNVSVFVEHSVSPAEKKAASSLYELLNGINELLIFNYKDIVNSEKTVFTESKKNELQNYLYRLGETKDSLATNGFLNLANFAQSSLGALNGLVKMNVEPISDDIKLFLEHATVFLENEKKDYENLIEEYKKQLNTESEVVSYQLDVAKSVSVKNEKEAVLIDYYVNNANLIKNRNSSLQTLFHEKSFYEDNHNIENTGTTAQYAFSGMIYEQITGRQKQIDNYRKIVGLLKNAARKKIEQLEFYLKEIDKDYSVGPGLRKVEELQQEFDNIYQDFRRAFFEGTEHLKMTTGGSDSKEDKTLQ; encoded by the coding sequence ATGTTTCTTTCAAGTTCATCAGCGAAGCAGTATGGGCTTGAAGATATTTCTGTTAGTAGCAACGTGATTGGTTATGAAGAGTATTTAAATGATATTTTAGCAAAAGAACGATACCTGGAATATCTCTCGTCAAATTTGAAAATTAGCGTTTCTGAGAAAGATGGAGGTTTTAGAGCTGATTATGAGAGATATGAAGCCAAACATGAAAAATATAGTCCTATTCTAATTGGTAACTATGGTTATAAAGGTGGATCAGAGGGACGTTTTTTTAATTTTGAAGAGAAAAAAGAATATGATCGTTTTGTTGAGTATTTAAGGTTTTACAACATAAAAAGCCTGCTGAAAAGTTATAGAAATGCTATTATCTACAATTCCTCGTCGTTAGAAGTTCGTGAGTTGTTTGAGAGAGAGGTAAATAGTGCTTCCAGAAGTTATAAAGTGGGGGATTATGCTACATCACGGCTTCAATTCGAGGATATATATGAAAGTTATAAGCCTTTTTATAAAGAAAACTTAGATGAAGTTTTATTTTTATGGGCTGAGTCTAGTTTTGGTTTACGTTACTTTTCAGAAGCAAAAGAACTATACTCTAAAATTATTTCTGAGTACTCAAGTTCTAATAGAAAAGAACTCGCAGCATATAGAGTGATTTTTATGGATTATGTATATGATGATGCAAATCAGTTTCTTTCTGACTTTAATAAGTATAGAGCAATATTAGAAAAAGATAAGATATTATGGGATAAATCTCTTTTAATTGCTGCTACGATTGAGTATGGGAATAAGCATTATGCTAAAGCTATAAGTTTATTAGATCAAATATCTCAAGATGTTGATAATATAGTGTATGTAAATTTTATTCGAGGCGTGATTTTTATTGAACTTAATGATATATCTGAAGCAAAAAAATCATTTAAAGACGTTACTAATATATCTATTTGGCCATGGAGTAATAAAATTAATTCTTATTTGAAAAACAGTGCCTTCTTGCAGTTAGGTTATATTAACTATAAAGAAGGTAATGAGTACATGAGTAAATATGAAGATGCTTTTGCAAAAGGAGATACAACAGCCAGCGCATTAAGTTTAAGGCAGGATGGGGTAAAGCGGTATGAGAATGCTGAAAATTTTTTTGCAAGTGTTTCAAAAGGTTATGCAGAATATAGAGTTGCAGAAATAGCAAAACTCTGGACCGTGTTTAAAGAAAGTGATTATAGAGAAAGTAAAAAAAGCCTAGATAAATATTTAAACCATATTAGCTTAGAAGACGATTTGTATCAGGCTGTGTATTTATCTGGTTATATGACTCAAAAAAACAAGCCTTCCAGTTTAGATGAGTCTCTAAAAGATTACTATTATGTTTATAATGGAATGGCAGCAAATGAATATCTAAAAAAATATTTTTCTTATGTAAGAACGCTTAAGGAATTAAAAAATAATGTAAGTGTTTTTGTTGAGCACTCGGTTTCTCCTGCAGAAAAAAAAGCAGCTTCTTCGTTATATGAATTATTGAATGGTATAAATGAATTGCTCATTTTTAATTACAAAGATATTGTTAATTCTGAAAAAACAGTATTTACTGAAAGTAAAAAGAATGAATTACAGAATTATTTGTATCGTTTAGGAGAGACAAAAGATTCTTTGGCTACAAATGGGTTTCTTAATCTTGCTAATTTTGCTCAAAGTTCTCTTGGCGCATTGAATGGTCTTGTCAAGATGAATGTAGAGCCTATATCCGATGATATCAAATTATTTTTAGAGCACGCAACTGTGTTTTTGGAAAATGAAAAAAAAGATTATGAAAATTTAATAGAGGAATATAAAAAACAACTAAATACTGAATCAGAAGTCGTGTCGTATCAGTTAGATGTGGCAAAAAGTGTTTCTGTGAAAAATGAAAAAGAAGCGGTTTTAATAGATTATTATGTGAATAATGCTAACTTAATAAAAAATAGAAACAGTTCTTTACAGACTTTGTTTCATGAAAAGTCTTTTTATGAAGATAATCATAACATTGAGAATACAGGAACGACGGCACAGTACGCATTTAGCGGGATGATATATGAACAGATAACAGGACGGCAAAAGCAAATTGATAATTACAGGAAAATAGTTGGTTTGTTAAAAAATGCAGCCCGAAAGAAAATAGAGCAATTAGAGTTTTATTTAAAAGAAATAGATAAGGATTATTCCGTAGGGCCAGGGTTGAGAAAAGTAGAAGAGTTGCAGCAGGAGTTTGATAATATTTATCAGGATTTTCGTCGTGCTTTTTTTGAAGGAACAGAGCATTTGAAGATGACAACGGGTGGCTCAGATAGTAAAGAGGATAAAACGCTACAATAG
- a CDS encoding ExbD/TolR family protein translates to MNFFGFLMHGGEDGVDLAPLVDIAFLLLTFFMMTTTFKVTDDVSLKLPTSTSEEKEPSNRYVTVTVGDSASGSKIVFNADLQHVRIKALSFVGISEQDAFRTTGFELKQEQLLGVLNVARQVEPGQTIVLKADRHAKFGLVQDIMVIMKKVNFKDVLLMTELER, encoded by the coding sequence ATGAATTTTTTTGGATTTTTGATGCATGGAGGTGAGGACGGTGTTGACCTTGCACCCTTGGTTGACATTGCATTCTTGCTGTTAACCTTTTTTATGATGACCACTACTTTTAAAGTAACGGATGATGTTTCTTTGAAACTTCCTACTTCAACGTCTGAAGAAAAAGAGCCTTCAAACAGGTATGTGACTGTTACGGTGGGAGATAGTGCCTCTGGAAGCAAGATTGTGTTTAACGCCGATCTTCAACATGTTAGAATAAAGGCGTTAAGCTTTGTAGGCATTTCCGAACAAGACGCATTTAGAACAACCGGATTCGAGCTTAAGCAAGAGCAATTATTAGGTGTTCTAAATGTGGCTCGTCAAGTTGAGCCAGGGCAAACTATTGTATTGAAAGCAGATCGACATGCGAAGTTTGGCTTGGTGCAGGATATAATGGTCATAATGAAAAAAGTGAATTTTAAAGATGTTCTACTAATGACAGAGTTAGAGCGATAA
- a CDS encoding glutaredoxin family protein, whose product MEKAIVMYSTSWCPDCIRAEWVLKDKNCIYQKIDIELDEQAAQLVMKYANGKRVVPTLVITDGNGHEQILVNPKPQELISAIN is encoded by the coding sequence ATGGAAAAAGCGATCGTGATGTATTCCACGTCATGGTGTCCTGATTGTATTCGGGCGGAGTGGGTACTTAAAGATAAGAATTGCATCTATCAAAAAATTGATATTGAGTTGGATGAGCAAGCTGCCCAGTTGGTGATGAAATATGCAAACGGGAAACGAGTGGTTCCAACTTTGGTAATAACAGATGGTAATGGACATGAGCAAATTTTGGTTAATCCAAAGCCTCAAGAGTTAATTAGCGCAATAAATTAA
- a CDS encoding ExbD/TolR family protein, translating into MSLLEKSHGTKEQMRLGKTNAQARHVKKFKEKSDESSHVDLAPLVDIAFLLLTFFMLTTTFAKPNVMEMGLPEDSKGGKTVDVKPDNVLTIRISKTGKAYLNQGLDKPKNLEFDKIKDEISKFVKSNPYIITTIKVDKDAEYYVMVDIVDEVYNAGVRKFALADMNDKEKAEIDEIEAGNSDTVQNKDSEK; encoded by the coding sequence ATGAGTTTATTAGAAAAGTCTCATGGTACGAAAGAGCAAATGCGTTTGGGAAAGACAAATGCGCAGGCTCGTCATGTGAAAAAGTTTAAAGAAAAATCTGACGAATCCTCACATGTGGATTTAGCTCCTTTGGTAGACATTGCATTTCTCTTGCTAACATTTTTTATGTTAACAACAACATTTGCTAAGCCAAATGTCATGGAAATGGGCTTGCCAGAAGATTCTAAAGGTGGAAAAACAGTTGATGTTAAGCCAGATAATGTGCTCACGATAAGGATTAGCAAAACTGGTAAAGCTTACTTAAACCAAGGGCTTGATAAACCAAAAAATTTGGAATTTGACAAGATAAAAGATGAAATATCAAAATTTGTCAAATCTAACCCGTACATCATCACAACAATAAAAGTTGATAAAGACGCTGAATATTATGTGATGGTTGATATTGTTGATGAAGTATATAATGCCGGTGTCAGAAAGTTTGCATTGGCTGATATGAATGACAAAGAAAAAGCTGAAATTGATGAGATTGAAGCTGGTAATTCTGATACAGTCCAGAATAAGGATTCTGAAAAATAA
- a CDS encoding MotA/TolQ/ExbB proton channel family protein produces the protein MAKKNKLFLWILVFLSQATGYGFYVFTGTQPHGTVLANLHEGGALVGVLIGVLLMLFIVVTERSISYKKADGKGNLDQLLKAVKQDIERGAINEAMQKCERHNSSISSCIMSGLERFRSLDEVEPRFNAKISEVQKAIDESANFESAQYETNLTPIKTIATIATLIGLLGTTLGMIRAFAALAESGGAADATKLSAAISEALFNTAFGLTGAILGTVAFNYFRARIDEFTYAIDESAFEVIQTLTISRRNLISERVQG, from the coding sequence ATGGCTAAAAAGAACAAATTATTTCTTTGGATTCTCGTTTTTCTATCCCAGGCAACGGGATATGGTTTCTATGTTTTTACGGGGACTCAGCCTCATGGTACAGTCTTAGCTAATTTACATGAGGGCGGTGCGCTCGTTGGTGTATTGATAGGGGTACTATTAATGTTGTTTATCGTTGTAACTGAGCGCTCTATTTCATACAAAAAAGCAGATGGAAAAGGAAATCTTGATCAATTATTAAAAGCTGTTAAGCAGGATATCGAAAGAGGCGCTATTAACGAAGCTATGCAAAAATGCGAGCGCCATAATAGTTCTATTTCTTCATGCATTATGAGCGGCTTGGAGCGGTTTAGATCATTAGATGAAGTTGAACCTCGTTTCAATGCAAAAATATCTGAAGTTCAGAAAGCAATTGATGAATCTGCAAACTTTGAGTCAGCGCAGTATGAAACGAATTTGACTCCAATTAAAACGATCGCTACTATTGCTACTTTGATTGGTTTGTTAGGTACAACTCTTGGTATGATTCGTGCATTTGCTGCTCTTGCTGAATCAGGTGGTGCAGCTGATGCTACTAAATTATCAGCTGCTATCTCGGAAGCTCTTTTTAACACAGCGTTTGGTTTAACCGGTGCTATTTTAGGTACGGTTGCATTCAACTACTTCCGTGCAAGAATCGATGAATTTACTTACGCAATTGATGAATCTGCTTTTGAAGTGATTCAAACATTGACAATCTCTCGCCGTAATTTGATTTCAGAAAGAGTTCAAGGTTAA
- the trxB gene encoding thioredoxin-disulfide reductase produces MSTDALQQHYKVVIIGSGPAGLTAAIYASRANLQPLVIEGVQPGGQLMTTTDIENFPGFAQGVSGPKMMDEFRAQAKRFGAKMIYGEVTGVALSQTPFEVQIDAEKKVFADVLIVASGASAQYLGLASEEKYKGLGVSACATCDGFFFQGKEVFVVGGGDSAFEEAIFLTKFATKVTLIHRRSQFRASQIMVNRAESNEKITFLLDSVIEEVIGNGSHVTGVRVKNVIDGNESNMKCDGIFIAIGHTPNTKIFEGKLNLDSKGYIITNAKSTATSIPGVFACGDVQDNVYRQAVTAAGTGCMAAIDAERYLENLK; encoded by the coding sequence ATGAGCACAGACGCTCTTCAGCAGCATTATAAAGTCGTAATTATTGGTTCTGGCCCGGCTGGGCTCACAGCAGCTATTTACGCAAGCAGAGCAAATCTTCAGCCGTTGGTCATTGAAGGTGTTCAGCCGGGGGGTCAGTTAATGACAACGACGGATATTGAGAATTTCCCCGGATTTGCTCAGGGAGTTTCTGGTCCTAAGATGATGGATGAGTTTCGTGCTCAGGCAAAAAGATTCGGGGCGAAAATGATTTATGGTGAAGTCACTGGTGTAGCGTTAAGCCAAACGCCTTTTGAAGTTCAAATTGATGCGGAGAAAAAGGTTTTTGCAGACGTGCTAATTGTTGCATCTGGCGCAAGCGCACAGTATTTAGGATTAGCATCTGAAGAGAAATATAAAGGACTGGGCGTTTCCGCATGTGCTACTTGTGACGGATTCTTTTTTCAGGGAAAAGAGGTTTTTGTTGTGGGCGGCGGCGACAGTGCTTTTGAAGAAGCGATTTTTTTGACGAAATTTGCAACTAAAGTAACACTGATTCACAGGAGAAGCCAGTTTCGCGCCTCCCAAATTATGGTAAATCGTGCCGAGAGTAACGAGAAAATTACATTTCTTCTTGATTCGGTGATTGAAGAGGTGATAGGAAATGGATCGCATGTAACGGGTGTAAGGGTAAAAAATGTAATAGATGGTAATGAATCGAACATGAAATGTGACGGTATTTTTATTGCTATTGGCCATACTCCGAATACAAAAATTTTTGAAGGAAAGCTGAATTTAGATTCCAAAGGTTATATTATAACTAACGCAAAATCAACAGCAACAAGTATCCCTGGTGTTTTTGCCTGTGGCGATGTTCAAGATAATGTATATCGTCAGGCTGTTACTGCGGCAGGCACAGGTTGTATGGCGGCCATAGATGCTGAGCGCTATTTAGAAAATCTAAAGTAG
- a CDS encoding AgmX/PglI C-terminal domain-containing protein, which yields MKTKSLGLSSAPEATIWWAEKPFAYRIRDDYRKRMIVGYVIGLAIILLINAAYFISIALEEKEDVEQIVQVKIAPDLIPPPPPIEETTGETGEGEGGSGSGGDMSSSEGRSAVASAVAAGVQAGIAEALSSGIFGEGGGIPTATEGALGTGEGILSNIGAGGGLRGLSGSGLGTGSAGFGSGGDVGFGGTGGGIGGSKGIGVGGKGTGLGGSGRKGIGVGSRMGSLTVRAGLKSMKIGGSSGRTADEISRVINANSAAILDCYSQAKAVDASLSGGQLVVSLIIRPDGGVATTRIVRSSVKNVPLEKCIETKLRRFRFSAVSVQEMQKVDVPYDFSDQ from the coding sequence ATGAAAACCAAATCATTAGGGCTTAGCTCAGCACCTGAAGCAACTATTTGGTGGGCTGAGAAGCCTTTTGCATACCGTATTAGGGATGATTATAGAAAACGAATGATTGTGGGCTATGTAATAGGGCTTGCAATTATTTTGTTAATTAATGCGGCTTATTTTATTTCTATTGCTTTAGAAGAAAAAGAAGACGTTGAACAAATTGTACAGGTGAAGATTGCGCCAGACTTGATTCCACCACCACCTCCAATTGAAGAGACTACTGGTGAGACAGGAGAAGGTGAAGGCGGCAGTGGTTCTGGCGGAGATATGTCTTCTTCAGAGGGTAGAAGTGCAGTTGCAAGTGCAGTTGCTGCAGGTGTCCAAGCTGGTATTGCTGAAGCATTATCTTCGGGTATTTTTGGTGAAGGTGGCGGTATTCCTACTGCAACAGAAGGGGCGCTTGGTACAGGTGAAGGTATTTTAAGTAATATTGGTGCCGGAGGTGGATTAAGAGGATTAAGCGGTTCAGGTTTGGGAACAGGATCTGCCGGATTTGGGTCTGGTGGTGACGTTGGATTTGGTGGTACAGGTGGTGGTATTGGTGGTAGCAAAGGAATTGGTGTTGGCGGAAAGGGCACTGGTTTAGGCGGAAGTGGCCGTAAAGGAATCGGTGTTGGCTCAAGAATGGGTAGTTTGACTGTGCGAGCAGGCCTCAAAAGTATGAAAATTGGAGGCAGTAGTGGTCGTACGGCAGATGAAATATCACGAGTAATAAATGCTAACTCAGCCGCAATTTTAGATTGCTATAGTCAAGCAAAAGCAGTCGATGCCTCTTTAAGCGGCGGGCAGTTAGTTGTTAGCTTAATTATTCGACCTGATGGTGGTGTTGCTACGACAAGAATCGTTCGCTCTTCTGTTAAGAATGTTCCTTTAGAAAAGTGTATAGAAACAAAGTTGCGTCGTTTTAGATTTTCTGCAGTAAGTGTTCAGGAGATGCAAAAAGTTGATGTGCCCTACGATTTTTCAGACCAATAA